In Brevibacterium pigmentatum, the sequence ACCAAGTGCGGGGGATTACTTGGACGAGCTCGAATCCCAGCGCCACGGGCGTGTGTGAGTGCGGAGCCGCCTCGGCGAGTGGGGCGAAGGCATCACGCCAATCGGCGGGGAGGGCGGATCGGTTGTCAGACACCAGGCCATCCTCTCATCTGCCGGTGCCGCGAGACGTACGCGCTGCGTCTGGGGTGAGAGGTACAGTCGGCGCATGAGCGAGAACAGCGACAGTGATGACGAGCGGTGGCTGATCGTAAAGGGACGCCGATGGCGACGAACCGACCCAGCACTGGAACCCAGCGTGATCGAGGAACTGAAGGGTCACCTCGGCGCTGCGAGGAATGCCGTCAAGCAGGCGAAGAGGCGGGGTGCTGAGAATGATCTCGCGGAGGCGAGACGGAGGGTGAATGTCGCGAAGCACGGCCTCGGCGAACGCGGCGAGTATTGGTGGGAGATGTCGCTCGAAGACCGCCGTCGGCGCGCGGAGACGGCCCTGAACGAACTGCGGTGAGCTCGAACAGGGCCGTCACTATACTGTCAGGCGTGAGCAGCCCGGGTGGACGCGCTGCTGCGGGACGTCAGACTCCGGACACCGCGGCTGCCAAGTTGCCGAGGGACGATTCGAGGTCCTCTTCGCTGACGGCCGGGAAGTCGACCTGCTTGAGCACCTCCTTGTCGGTGACAGCGCTCCAGTCGTAGGTCACGGAGACCTCGGTCGAGTCATGGCTGTGGGACTTGAGCTCCCAGACCCACTCCCAACCCGGTGGCTCTTCACCGGCCGGTGCCGTCTTCCAGGCGAGAAGCTTGTTCTCCTCAAAGCCGATGACGTGATTGTCGGTCTTGTAGTCGCCGCCCATCTTGTCCCAGTGCATGTTCATCGTGAACACTTGGCCGGTCTCGGTGATGCGGTCAGTCTTGTCATCGGACTGGACCATTCCCGAGCCGTCGATCTCGGCATGACGCTCTGGATTGGAGAGGACGTGGAAGATGTCCTCTACGGGGGCATCGATCGTGCGGGAAGCGCTGATGCTCGTCTCACTCATGCTTGTCACCTTTCGTCAGATGGTGGCTGGAGTACGGGCCGGTCGACCCGTCCCTGTGGCCCACGGTATACCCTGGTTCCGAATGAGGGGAGGGGGTGCGCAACCAATGACAGCAAATGTGGCTGGTCTTCCGGATCCTCGTTGAGGAATGCAGAATAGCCGACAGAGGTACGTGCCCTACGACGAAGACTTCAACATCGTAGGCAGCTATCGGCCGGCAGTCTCGCAGGGCCGATCGCTGATCCTGCAAGGTCATGTGGATGTCGTTCCGACCGGACCCTTGGAGAATTGGACTGCTCCGCCCTTCGAGCCTCGAGTCGAGCCTTCGAGCCTCGAGTCGAGAACGGCTGGCTGTACGGACGTGGCGCCGGGGACATGAAAGCCGGCCTCGCGGCCAACCTCTTCGCCTTCGACGCGATCACCGCTGCCGGATTCTCTCCTGCAGCCCCGATCCATCTCCAATCCGTGGTGAAGGAGGAGAGCACCGGCAACGGAGCGCTTTCGGCACTTCTGCGCGGCTACACCGGCGACGCCGTGCTCATCCCGGAACCAGTAGAGAACGCCCTGGTGCGAACCAACGTCGGAGAGATCTCTGGCGGAGACTGACCCTTCAGCGTCCCGTCATGGTGTGAGGTCTCCGTGCGGCCGCCATCTATCCGGGGATCGACCCGGAACAGGCGTGGGAAGAGATCCAGGAGCACGTCCGGCACGCGAGCATCGCCCGGCGCGGTCAGGACAGTCGCCTGCCACACCTGGAGCGAACCGGCTTCTTCACCGCAGGATATCGACTCGACGAAGGCGGAGGAGCTTAGGCCGTCCTCGGCTCGGCCCACCGGGATGTGTTCGGCCTCCCCTCTGCAGTCGTTCACCACGCCGGGCTACCTCGACGGCCGGGTGTACACGAACTACGGACCGATGCCGACTCTGACCTACGGACCCCGATCCTTCGACATCCATGCCTTCGACGAGCGCGTCCACATCGAGTCCGTCCGCAACATCACGAAGACCATCGCTCTCTTCACCGCCGAGTGGTGCGGGTTGGAGCCGTTGAAATAGGCGCATCGGCGTTCTGCGCGGACTGCTGGCCCAGCACCCCTTCGAGGCGATGCCTCAGCCGATCCGGTCAGCGAGGTCCTCGAAGTCCTGCGCGATGACGTCCCAGTCGCCTTCGGCCGCGAGGTCCGTCGTCTGGTCGGATCCATGCTCGGAAGGGCGACGGACGAAGCACGTCCGCAGCCCGAGGGACTGTGCTGCGGCGAGATCGCTGTTGTGCGCGGCGACCATGGCGACTTGAT encodes:
- a CDS encoding M20/M25/M40 family metallo-hydrolase; the protein is MKAGLAANLFAFDAITAAGFSPAAPIHLQSVVKEESTGNGALSALLRGYTGDAVLIPEPVENALVRTNVGEISGGD
- a CDS encoding biopolymer transporter Tol; amino-acid sequence: MSENSDSDDERWLIVKGRRWRRTDPALEPSVIEELKGHLGAARNAVKQAKRRGAENDLAEARRRVNVAKHGLGERGEYWWEMSLEDRRRRAETALNELR
- a CDS encoding SRPBCC family protein, producing the protein MSETSISASRTIDAPVEDIFHVLSNPERHAEIDGSGMVQSDDKTDRITETGQVFTMNMHWDKMGGDYKTDNHVIGFEENKLLAWKTAPAGEEPPGWEWVWELKSHSHDSTEVSVTYDWSAVTDKEVLKQVDFPAVSEEDLESSLGNLAAAVSGV